Proteins co-encoded in one Cyprinus carpio isolate SPL01 chromosome B5, ASM1834038v1, whole genome shotgun sequence genomic window:
- the spag8 gene encoding sperm associated antigen 8, translating to MQKNVSAMTSEVDEENYAAGRCLLGNWVEERATALLDRTGPRSCVHKYGHTGILTMDLTAQVQGISTFKATFNSPKSLGVRQKGSRAERLENDLIKRISDQIHAEMKAEPPAPELCSVTKADYKVEGFKSVRAPLTTDHDYTAEQAITFWSDNYQKIQGVTAVKTKDHPFKRNATFSTPIGEQLDQLDDTVLYP from the exons ATGCAAAAGAACGTGAGTGCAATGACATCAGAGGTTGATGAGGAAAATTACGCGGCTGGAAGGTGTTTACTGGGAAACTGGGTTGAGGAG AGGGCTACTGCATTGCTAGACAGGACCGGGCCTAGATCATGCGTTCATAAGTACGGACACACAGGGATTCTTACCATGGACCTGACTGCTCAAGTACAGGGGATCAGTACATTCAAAGCTACTTTCAATTCTCCTAAAAGCCTTGGTGTGCGACAAAAAG gaAGCCGGGCTGAACGTTTGGAAAATGATCTCATCAAAAGAATAAg TGATCAGATACATGCAGAGATGAAAGCAGAGCCTCCAGCCCCTGAGTTGTGCTCTGTGACTAAAGCAGACTACAAGGTGGAGGGCTTTAAGTCTGTCCGTGCACCACTGACCACG GATCATGATTACACAGCCGAGCAAGCCATCACATTTTGGAGTGATAACTATCAGAAGATTCAG GGTGTGACAGCAGTTAAAACTAAGGATCatccatttaaaagaaatgcCACTTTTAGTACACCAATCGGTGAACAACTAGATCAGCTCGATGACACAGTGCTGTATCCATAA
- the pmchl gene encoding pro-melanin-concentrating hormone, like: MKLSVGTVLITVALLSESYFRTAAIPMTKAEDTEPDLQGLSESLEENSLGSAPGNSRIIVVADSNLLRTLTSLNRGLPHLSLPESLLSTERRDVGTDLSPSIAIIKRDTMRCMVGRVYRPCWEV; this comes from the coding sequence ATGAAGCTTTCCGTTGGTACGGTCCTCATCACTGTTGCACTTTTGTCTGAAAGCTACTTCAGAACTGCTGCCATCCCCATGACCAAAGCTGAAGACACAGAGCCAGATCTGCAAGGCTTGAGCGAGAGCTTGGAGGAAAACTCTCTGGGATCCGCACCAGGCAACTCCAGGATCATTGTGGTGGCCGACTCCAATCTGCTGAGGACCCTAACATCTCTGAACAGAGGACTCCCTCATCTCAGTCTCCCCGAGAGCCTTCTCAGCACAGAGCGCAGAGATGTCGGAACAGACCTGAGCCCGAGCATCGCTATTATCAAAAGGGACACCATGAGGTGCATGGTGGGAAGAGTCTATCGGCCATGCTGGGAGGTGTAG